A DNA window from Leptolyngbya sp. KIOST-1 contains the following coding sequences:
- a CDS encoding YkvA family protein translates to MSSPVQSFYTWYKTTLENPKYRWLMVGATLLYLLSPIDVLPDFIPILGLVDDAVVASMFVGALSQIVLASLTSKRQSGLRPDAPDAANTTVDVDFN, encoded by the coding sequence ATGAGCTCCCCCGTACAGTCTTTTTACACCTGGTACAAGACCACCCTCGAAAATCCTAAGTACCGCTGGCTAATGGTGGGGGCAACCCTGCTGTACCTGCTCAGCCCTATCGATGTTCTGCCCGACTTTATCCCCATCCTGGGTCTGGTGGATGACGCCGTGGTGGCCTCTATGTTTGTGGGTGCCCTGTCGCAGATCGTGCTGGCAAGTTTGACCAGCAAACGGCAGTCGGGGCTGCGGCCTGATGCCCCCGACGCCGCCAACACCACTGTGGATGTGGATTTTAACTAG
- the ftsH4 gene encoding ATP-dependent zinc metalloprotease FtsH, with translation MPVNKNPQPPRSRQIANLVLWAATGLLLLNIVFSGFGSQTAREPYSMFIHRVDEQEVVRASVGQNEIRYQVKDPATGEPGDVYTTTPIFDLQLPQRLEDNGVEFAAVPPPKGQWFGSLLSWVIPPLIFIGVWRFFLARGAGGPQGALSIGKSKAKVYVEGDAGKITFDDVAGVEEAKTELVEVVDFLKTPKRFTDLGAKIPKGVLLVGPPGTGKTLMAKAVAGEAGVPFFSISGSEFVELFVGVGSSRVRDLFEQAKKQSPCIVFIDELDAIGKSRSSSGFYGGNDEREQTLNQLLTEMDGFEAGDTTVIVLAATNRPETLDPALLRPGRFDRQVLVDRPDLKGREAILNIHAKDVKLADTVDLKAIATRTPGFAGADLANLVNEAALLAARRNSTVVEQEDFAEAIERVVAGLEKKSRVLSDKEKKIVAYHEVGHALVGAMMPGTDEVEKISIVPRGMAALGYTLQLPTEDRFLRDEAELKGQIATLLGGRSAEEIIFGSITTGASNDLQRATDMAEQMVTTYGMSQVLGPLAYDRAQRNAFLENGMGNARRPISEETAKAIDEEVKAIVEEGHQRALDILKQNRELLETLAQQLLEAEVIEGPPLREQLKQVQDPQAVANA, from the coding sequence ATGCCTGTAAATAAAAACCCTCAGCCGCCGCGATCGCGCCAGATCGCCAACCTTGTCCTTTGGGCCGCCACCGGCCTCTTGCTGCTCAATATTGTCTTCTCGGGCTTCGGTAGCCAAACCGCCCGCGAACCCTACAGCATGTTCATCCACCGTGTCGATGAGCAGGAGGTGGTGCGGGCCTCGGTGGGCCAGAATGAAATTCGCTACCAGGTCAAAGACCCCGCTACGGGCGAACCGGGCGATGTGTACACCACCACCCCAATCTTCGACCTGCAACTACCCCAGCGGCTCGAAGACAATGGTGTAGAATTTGCCGCCGTGCCGCCGCCCAAGGGCCAGTGGTTTGGTAGCCTACTGAGCTGGGTGATTCCGCCGCTGATTTTCATTGGCGTCTGGCGGTTCTTCTTGGCCCGTGGCGCGGGCGGTCCCCAGGGGGCGCTCTCCATCGGCAAGAGCAAGGCCAAGGTTTACGTGGAAGGCGACGCGGGCAAAATCACCTTTGACGACGTGGCCGGTGTTGAAGAAGCCAAGACTGAACTGGTGGAAGTCGTGGACTTCCTCAAAACCCCCAAGCGCTTCACCGACCTGGGGGCCAAAATTCCCAAGGGCGTGCTGCTGGTGGGGCCGCCGGGAACGGGTAAAACCCTGATGGCCAAGGCCGTGGCGGGGGAGGCCGGGGTACCCTTCTTCAGCATTTCCGGTTCTGAGTTTGTGGAATTGTTCGTGGGCGTCGGCTCTTCCCGGGTGCGCGACCTGTTCGAGCAGGCCAAGAAACAGTCCCCCTGTATCGTCTTTATTGACGAGCTGGATGCGATCGGTAAATCCCGCTCCAGCAGCGGCTTCTACGGCGGCAACGACGAGCGTGAGCAGACCCTCAACCAGCTGCTCACCGAAATGGACGGCTTTGAGGCGGGCGACACCACGGTAATTGTGCTGGCCGCCACCAACCGCCCCGAAACCCTTGACCCCGCCCTGCTGCGCCCCGGTCGCTTCGATCGCCAAGTGCTCGTCGATCGCCCCGACCTCAAGGGCCGCGAGGCCATCCTCAACATCCACGCCAAGGATGTGAAGCTGGCCGATACAGTGGATCTGAAGGCGATCGCCACCCGCACCCCCGGCTTTGCTGGGGCCGACCTGGCCAACCTGGTCAACGAAGCCGCCCTGCTGGCCGCCCGCCGCAACAGCACCGTGGTGGAGCAGGAAGACTTTGCCGAGGCGATCGAGCGGGTGGTCGCCGGTCTAGAGAAAAAGAGCCGCGTGCTCAGCGACAAAGAGAAGAAAATCGTCGCCTACCACGAAGTCGGCCACGCCCTGGTGGGAGCGATGATGCCCGGCACCGACGAGGTCGAAAAAATCTCCATCGTGCCGCGCGGTATGGCCGCCCTGGGCTACACCCTGCAACTGCCCACCGAAGACCGCTTTCTGCGGGACGAGGCGGAACTGAAGGGGCAGATCGCCACCCTGCTGGGCGGGCGATCCGCCGAGGAGATCATCTTCGGCAGCATCACCACTGGTGCTTCTAACGATCTCCAGCGGGCCACTGATATGGCCGAGCAAATGGTCACCACCTATGGCATGAGCCAGGTGCTCGGCCCCCTGGCCTACGATCGCGCCCAGCGCAACGCCTTCCTTGAGAACGGCATGGGCAACGCCCGCCGCCCGATCAGCGAAGAGACGGCCAAGGCGATCGATGAAGAGGTGAAGGCGATCGTGGAAGAAGGCCACCAGCGCGCCCTCGACATTCTCAAGCAAAACCGCGAACTGCTGGAAACCCTGGCCCAGCAGCTGCTAGAGGCCGAGGTGATCGAAGGCCCGCCCCTGCGCGAACAACTCAAGCAGGTGCAGGATCCCCAAGCGGTGGCTAACGCCTAG
- a CDS encoding UPF0175 family protein — MQITVDLPDEFVQRLDLNLDYLSRRVLEAFVVDAYNTQQLTAAEVGHILHLNRFEVDGFLKQHRAYLHYTLADFNQDLQTIQQVTQQQ; from the coding sequence ATGCAAATCACCGTTGACTTGCCTGACGAGTTTGTCCAGCGGCTAGACCTAAATCTGGACTATCTATCGCGCCGCGTTTTAGAAGCTTTTGTAGTTGATGCCTACAATACTCAACAGTTGACGGCTGCAGAAGTTGGGCATATTTTGCACCTCAATCGCTTTGAGGTGGATGGCTTCCTCAAGCAGCATCGCGCTTACTTACACTACACTTTGGCTGACTTCAACCAGGATCTACAAACAATTCAGCAGGTAACGCAGCAACAGTGA
- a CDS encoding aromatic ring-hydroxylating oxygenase subunit alpha, with product MVAVNDIYLLRNIWYHAMPSRELKRGKMVAKTLLNEPILFGRTDQGKAFAIRDICPHRAVPLSCGRFDGTEVECCYHGWRFNENGKCTEIPSLMPEQQMDLSRFDVRKYEVKEVQGNLWVYMADPANPHPPRFDVPRVPGFGDDVRPQVTYTMRFPCYIDHAVVGLMDPAHSPFVHRSWWWRGATLSDEIKWFDPSTYGFTMRKHRMGENMGYGYWLIGGVPDNEIIFYLPGVRTEETTTAKHRVVNLTTVTPLTDDQTDVTFELYWDLPWGALLKPILPTLIRSFLGQDRDVVIKQQEGLKHETVLRLIKDSDVLARWYYQLKKEYQRSQAEDREFVTPVKTQLLKWRA from the coding sequence GTGGTTGCCGTTAACGACATCTACCTGCTGCGCAACATCTGGTACCACGCCATGCCCAGCCGCGAGCTGAAGCGAGGCAAGATGGTGGCCAAAACCCTGCTCAACGAGCCGATTCTGTTTGGCCGCACAGACCAGGGCAAAGCCTTTGCCATCCGCGATATCTGCCCCCACCGGGCGGTACCCCTGAGCTGCGGTCGCTTCGACGGCACCGAGGTCGAGTGCTGCTACCACGGCTGGCGGTTCAACGAAAATGGCAAGTGCACCGAAATTCCCTCCCTGATGCCCGAGCAGCAGATGGATCTGAGCCGCTTTGACGTGCGGAAGTACGAGGTTAAAGAAGTCCAGGGCAACCTGTGGGTCTATATGGCCGACCCAGCCAACCCGCACCCCCCCCGCTTCGACGTGCCCCGCGTGCCGGGCTTTGGCGACGACGTGCGGCCTCAGGTCACCTACACCATGCGCTTTCCCTGCTACATCGACCACGCCGTGGTGGGACTCATGGATCCGGCCCATTCACCCTTTGTCCATCGCTCCTGGTGGTGGCGCGGGGCCACCCTCAGCGATGAAATTAAATGGTTTGACCCTTCTACCTACGGCTTCACCATGCGCAAGCACCGCATGGGCGAAAACATGGGCTACGGCTACTGGCTGATTGGCGGCGTGCCCGACAACGAAATCATCTTTTACCTGCCCGGTGTGCGCACCGAGGAAACCACCACCGCCAAGCACCGGGTAGTGAACCTGACCACCGTCACCCCCCTCACCGACGACCAGACCGACGTCACCTTTGAGCTGTACTGGGATTTGCCCTGGGGCGCTCTGCTCAAGCCCATTCTGCCGACCCTGATTCGCTCTTTCCTAGGCCAGGATCGCGATGTGGTGATCAAACAGCAGGAAGGTCTCAAGCACGAGACGGTGCTGCGGCTGATCAAAGACTCTGACGTTCTGGCCCGCTGGTACTACCAGCTCAAAAAGGAGTACCAGCGCTCCCAGGCCGAAGACCGCGAGTTTGTCACCCCGGTCAAAACTCAGCTGCTGAAGTGGCGCGCTTAG
- a CDS encoding septal ring lytic transglycosylase RlpA family protein gives MTLFGLLWVAILPPYLHPSVTLQAVNPYAVAPLHREAAIDHGAWPYPPLPLQGWGHQPLWLQPQLGWPHTATVDWDHWGATAAVAVVGQNDNTHVSSGVTQIAPLASACGGAPAAEGNNSAADFTIHVKDVPIGRVSSRQVADRIAEQIRQVVPVLETNPDRLTPSLSPEQAAAQIDGQTVFVLPEEDQDHNAAKPERPALQATHWVNNLRLAFGAPPLDSSQVQMVVKGLGETQQTISGIASWYGPYFHGRQTATGETFNQHDLTAAHKTLPFGTHLKVRNQLNGKTVVVRINDRGPYIGDRSLDLSYAAAQCLGSEHVGVIPYQATILAPGFPHAWREEVVAALP, from the coding sequence ATGACGTTATTTGGACTTCTCTGGGTTGCCATCTTACCGCCGTACCTCCATCCATCGGTCACGCTGCAGGCGGTCAATCCCTACGCAGTGGCTCCTTTGCACCGCGAAGCAGCCATCGACCACGGCGCATGGCCTTATCCACCCCTGCCTCTCCAGGGGTGGGGTCATCAGCCCCTGTGGCTACAGCCTCAGCTAGGCTGGCCCCACACAGCCACCGTTGACTGGGACCACTGGGGTGCAACCGCGGCGGTGGCTGTAGTGGGTCAGAACGACAATACGCACGTCAGCAGCGGTGTGACTCAGATTGCCCCGCTTGCCAGCGCCTGCGGCGGTGCTCCTGCCGCTGAGGGCAATAACTCAGCGGCAGACTTCACAATTCACGTGAAAGATGTGCCGATTGGCCGGGTATCGTCTCGCCAGGTAGCCGATCGGATCGCTGAACAGATTCGTCAGGTTGTCCCTGTTTTAGAAACCAACCCCGATCGCCTCACCCCAAGCCTGAGTCCAGAGCAGGCGGCGGCCCAGATTGATGGTCAAACCGTATTTGTGCTGCCCGAGGAGGACCAGGACCATAATGCGGCTAAGCCGGAACGCCCCGCCCTTCAGGCGACCCATTGGGTGAATAATCTGCGCCTTGCGTTTGGGGCTCCCCCCCTCGACTCCAGCCAGGTACAGATGGTGGTCAAAGGGTTAGGCGAAACCCAGCAGACCATTAGCGGCATAGCCTCCTGGTATGGGCCCTATTTTCACGGTCGGCAAACAGCTACTGGCGAAACCTTTAACCAGCACGACCTCACGGCAGCTCACAAAACCCTGCCCTTCGGCACACATCTCAAGGTGCGCAATCAACTCAATGGCAAAACCGTTGTGGTGCGCATTAACGATCGCGGCCCGTACATCGGCGATCGCTCCCTCGATCTCTCCTACGCGGCGGCCCAGTGCCTCGGGAGTGAACACGTGGGCGTCATTCCCTACCAGGCCACCATCCTGGCCCCAGGCTTTCCCCACGCCTGGCGAGAGGAGGTAGTGGCAGCACTGCCCTAA
- a CDS encoding putative bifunctional diguanylate cyclase/phosphodiesterase, with product MSGGKRLQLFETLEMSSFDLLTRLQVNGSPDSRLLLIEVTEADLEAHGWPLSDQVIADVIAEVQRHDPAVVGLDLYRNTPQDMPGQAALAQAFESPNVIGIYNVGKQGSTIEVPAPATWPADQVGFNDLAIDPDGVLRRNLLYVSAPEHPFYSFPLRVVLAYHDDLSFEVDRPNDLLRIGTTEFPALLEGDGGYSAIDNRGYQVLMKYRTPYQTAPSLTITQVLAGAVPPDWVRGKIVLIGSTASSLKDEFFTPFSQDQSSQFVMSGVEIHAQSISQMLDTIAGQPALYRFLPQWGEFLWLLGCTLIAGITGWTVRRPAMLLVLSGGVLLGIWGLSGLALAQMIWVPTVEPVAAFLLALGLVLTQKALYRSSYDQLTLLPGRDMFLLQVQRALQHHPGTAVTVVFLDIDRFKLINQSFGHLTGDRVLKTIGQRLRQFLPTSAQLARVGGDEFAFLLPVHDQATVDQWLSRLQTELSAPFSIARRRLSVTSSMGVAMAHRDHPPTAQDLLRDAHTAMYRAKALHEYRHEVFASTMHEEAVRRLELESHLLNAFENNEFLLHYQPIVCLQSGRIAGFEALVRWYRPEEGFVSPGQFIQVTEETGLIVHLGQWIFRAACTQLKIWQQQFPDHPLTMSINLSRRQFHQADLVDQFGDTLKELALVGNRVQLEITESMIMRDVDGAVDLMHRLKQLGLKLAIDDFGTGYSSLSYLHRFPTDTLKIDQSFVGRMDQSDDDREIVHTIITLGQKLNMDLVAEGIETETQLERLRAMGCCRGQGYWFAQPLGREAATALLANPWPQFQTGLANHAQTA from the coding sequence GTGTCGGGCGGCAAGCGGCTACAGCTCTTTGAAACCCTTGAAATGTCGAGCTTCGATCTGCTCACCCGGCTCCAGGTTAACGGGTCGCCAGACTCCCGCCTGCTGCTGATAGAAGTGACTGAGGCCGATCTCGAAGCCCACGGCTGGCCTCTCTCTGATCAAGTGATAGCTGATGTTATTGCGGAGGTGCAGCGCCACGACCCGGCGGTGGTCGGCCTGGATCTCTACCGCAACACGCCCCAGGATATGCCCGGACAGGCCGCCCTGGCCCAAGCCTTTGAGTCTCCCAATGTGATTGGGATTTACAACGTGGGCAAGCAGGGCAGCACCATTGAGGTGCCGGCTCCTGCTACCTGGCCCGCCGACCAGGTGGGTTTTAACGACTTGGCCATTGACCCCGATGGGGTGTTGCGCCGCAATCTGCTGTACGTGTCGGCCCCGGAACATCCGTTTTACTCGTTTCCGCTGCGGGTGGTGCTGGCTTACCACGATGATCTGAGCTTTGAGGTCGATCGCCCAAATGACCTGCTGCGGATCGGGACTACCGAGTTTCCGGCCCTACTGGAGGGAGATGGCGGCTATTCCGCCATTGATAATCGGGGCTACCAGGTGCTGATGAAGTATCGGACGCCCTACCAAACAGCCCCCAGCTTGACCATTACTCAGGTGTTGGCCGGGGCGGTCCCCCCCGACTGGGTGCGGGGCAAAATTGTGCTGATTGGTTCGACCGCATCCAGCCTCAAGGACGAATTTTTTACGCCGTTCAGCCAGGACCAGTCGTCGCAGTTCGTGATGTCTGGTGTTGAAATCCACGCCCAGAGCATCAGCCAAATGCTCGATACGATCGCGGGTCAACCCGCCCTCTACCGGTTCCTACCCCAGTGGGGCGAGTTTCTCTGGCTGTTGGGCTGTACTCTGATCGCCGGTATCACCGGTTGGACGGTGCGGCGGCCCGCCATGCTGCTGGTGCTCAGCGGCGGCGTACTCCTGGGCATTTGGGGCCTTAGCGGACTGGCCCTGGCCCAGATGATCTGGGTTCCCACCGTAGAACCGGTGGCGGCTTTCCTGCTGGCCCTGGGCCTGGTGCTGACCCAGAAAGCGCTGTATCGCAGCAGCTACGACCAACTCACGCTGCTGCCGGGGCGCGATATGTTTTTGCTGCAAGTGCAGCGGGCGCTGCAACACCATCCCGGTACAGCAGTGACGGTGGTGTTTTTAGATATCGATCGCTTCAAGCTGATCAACCAGTCCTTTGGCCACCTGACGGGCGATCGCGTGCTCAAAACCATCGGTCAACGGTTGCGGCAGTTTCTGCCGACTTCGGCCCAACTGGCGCGGGTGGGGGGCGACGAGTTTGCCTTTTTGCTGCCGGTGCACGACCAGGCCACCGTCGACCAATGGCTTAGCCGTCTGCAAACCGAGCTGTCGGCCCCCTTTTCCATTGCTCGGCGGCGGCTCTCGGTGACCAGTTCCATGGGCGTGGCCATGGCCCACCGCGACCACCCCCCCACGGCCCAGGACCTGCTGCGCGATGCCCACACCGCCATGTATCGGGCCAAGGCCCTGCACGAGTACCGCCACGAGGTATTTGCCAGCACCATGCACGAGGAGGCAGTGCGCCGCCTGGAGCTGGAGAGTCATTTGCTCAATGCGTTTGAAAACAACGAGTTTTTGCTCCATTACCAGCCCATTGTGTGCCTACAGAGCGGTCGCATTGCTGGGTTTGAGGCGCTGGTGCGCTGGTACCGACCTGAGGAGGGGTTTGTATCCCCCGGGCAGTTTATCCAGGTCACCGAAGAAACTGGGCTGATTGTGCACCTGGGCCAGTGGATTTTTCGGGCCGCCTGCACCCAGCTCAAGATCTGGCAGCAGCAGTTCCCTGACCACCCGCTGACCATGAGCATTAACCTGTCGCGGCGGCAGTTTCACCAGGCTGACCTGGTCGATCAGTTTGGCGACACTCTAAAGGAACTGGCCCTGGTCGGCAACCGAGTGCAGCTCGAAATTACCGAAAGCATGATCATGCGCGATGTTGACGGGGCCGTCGATCTGATGCACCGCCTCAAGCAGCTGGGGCTGAAGCTGGCGATCGATGACTTTGGGACTGGCTACTCGTCGCTGAGCTATCTGCATCGGTTTCCTACCGATACCCTCAAAATTGATCAGTCCTTTGTGGGGCGGATGGACCAGAGCGACGACGATCGCGAAATTGTGCACACCATCATCACCCTGGGCCAGAAGCTGAACATGGATCTGGTGGCCGAAGGCATTGAGACCGAAACCCAGCTGGAGCGCCTGCGGGCGATGGGCTGCTGCCGGGGGCAGGGCTACTGGTTTGCCCAACCCCTGGGCCGCGAGGCCGCCACGGCCCTGCTGGCCAACCCCTGGCCCCAGTTCCAGACCGGCCTCGCTAACCATGCTCAAACGGCTTGA
- a CDS encoding NAD-dependent succinate-semialdehyde dehydrogenase — MPIASINPATAEVLKTFEPLSEAEIERKLAQAAQAFTTYRQTSFHQRATWLRQAAQVLDDNKAAYAEIMALEMGKPLAGAIVEVEKSALVCRYYADHGAEFLADEPATTDASRSFVRYQPLGPVLAVMPWNFPFWQVFRFAAPALMAGNVGLLKHASNVPQCALAIEEVFQKAGLPEGAFQTLLIGGDRIAQLVTDDRIKAATLTGSEPAGASLAAACGQQIKKTVLELGGSDPFIVMPSADLEGAIATAATARMLNSGQSCIAAKRFIVHEAIAERFEQGLTEKFAALQVGDPLSDGVTVGPLATPGIAAELEQQVNTCLELGGTALIGGDVAALKAQLPAELQNGNWFPPTILAALPPGTPADQEEFFGPVALVFRVNSLDEAIARANDIPFGLGASAWTQDPAELDRLVSELEAGAVFINGLVKSDPRLPFGGIKRSGYGRELGRPGILEFVNPKTIWIK, encoded by the coding sequence ATGCCCATTGCCAGTATTAACCCCGCCACCGCTGAGGTACTCAAGACCTTTGAACCCTTGAGCGAGGCCGAAATCGAGCGTAAGCTTGCCCAAGCCGCCCAGGCATTCACAACCTACCGACAGACCTCTTTCCACCAGCGGGCTACCTGGCTGCGCCAGGCGGCCCAGGTGCTCGACGACAACAAAGCTGCCTACGCCGAAATCATGGCTTTGGAGATGGGCAAACCCCTGGCTGGGGCGATCGTCGAGGTCGAAAAGAGCGCCCTGGTGTGTCGCTACTACGCCGACCACGGGGCCGAGTTTCTGGCCGATGAGCCCGCCACCACCGACGCCAGCCGCAGCTTTGTGCGCTATCAGCCCCTGGGTCCGGTGCTGGCGGTGATGCCGTGGAATTTTCCCTTCTGGCAGGTGTTTCGCTTTGCTGCCCCGGCGCTGATGGCGGGCAACGTGGGCCTGCTCAAGCACGCCTCGAATGTGCCCCAGTGTGCCCTGGCGATTGAAGAAGTGTTTCAGAAGGCGGGTCTGCCCGAGGGGGCGTTTCAAACCCTGCTGATCGGGGGCGATCGCATTGCCCAACTGGTCACCGACGATCGCATCAAGGCTGCCACCCTCACCGGCAGCGAGCCCGCCGGAGCCAGCCTGGCCGCCGCCTGCGGTCAGCAGATCAAAAAAACCGTGCTGGAACTGGGCGGCAGCGACCCGTTTATTGTTATGCCCAGCGCCGACCTGGAGGGGGCGATCGCCACCGCCGCCACCGCCCGCATGCTCAACAGCGGTCAGTCCTGCATTGCCGCCAAGCGGTTCATCGTCCATGAAGCCATTGCCGAACGCTTTGAGCAGGGCCTGACTGAAAAATTTGCCGCCCTCCAGGTGGGCGACCCGCTCAGCGACGGGGTCACCGTCGGCCCCCTGGCCACCCCCGGCATTGCCGCCGAGCTAGAGCAGCAGGTCAACACCTGCCTGGAGTTGGGCGGCACCGCCCTGATCGGCGGTGATGTCGCCGCGCTCAAAGCCCAACTACCTGCTGAACTGCAAAACGGCAACTGGTTCCCGCCTACTATTCTGGCCGCCCTCCCCCCCGGCACCCCCGCCGACCAGGAGGAGTTCTTTGGCCCGGTGGCGCTGGTGTTTCGGGTAAATAGCCTGGACGAGGCGATCGCCCGGGCCAACGACATTCCCTTTGGCCTGGGGGCCAGCGCCTGGACCCAGGACCCCGCCGAATTGGATCGCCTGGTCAGCGAACTCGAAGCCGGGGCAGTCTTTATCAATGGGCTCGTGAAGTCTGACCCGCGCCTGCCCTTCGGCGGCATCAAGCGATCGGGCTATGGCCGCGAACTGGGTCGCCCCGGCATCCTTGAATTCGTCAACCCAAAAACCATCTGGATCAAATAG
- a CDS encoding acetolactate synthase large subunit, producing MNTAELLVQCLENEGVEYIFGLPGEENLQLLQALKRSSIQFITTRHEQGAAFMADVYGRLTGKAGVCLSTLGPGATNLMTGVADATLDRAPLVAITGQVGTDRMHIESHQYLDLVAMFAPVTKWNAQIVRPSNTPEIVRKAFKLAQTEKPGAVHIDLPENIAEMEVVGATLRKDSQEKTYASLQSIQQAAVAISQASNPMILVGNGAIRAGASEALTEFATQLNIPVANTFMGKGVIPYTHPLALWSIGLQQRDYITCAMEQTDLIVAVGYDLVEYSPKKWNPDGNLPILHINLTHAEIDSSYIPKVEVIGDISDSLHEILKRVKRQGRPEPLSLKVRDEIRADYEQYADDYGFPIKPQKLIYDLRQVLDADDIVISDVGAHKMWMARNYHCLRPNTCLISNGFAAMGIALPGAMAAKLVHPNRKVVAVTGDGGFMMNCQELETALRVGTPFVTIIFNDGGYGLIEWKQMNYYGESTYIHFTNPDFVKLAEAMGLKGYRIESAEDFVPTLKTALEDDVPAVIDCPVDYRENLLFSQKAGDLSCLV from the coding sequence ATGAACACCGCCGAACTTCTCGTCCAGTGCCTCGAAAACGAGGGCGTCGAATACATCTTTGGCCTGCCCGGCGAAGAAAACCTCCAGCTGCTCCAGGCCCTGAAGCGCTCCTCCATCCAGTTCATCACCACCCGCCATGAGCAGGGGGCGGCCTTCATGGCCGATGTCTACGGGCGGCTGACGGGCAAGGCGGGGGTGTGTCTCTCGACCCTGGGGCCGGGGGCAACCAACCTGATGACCGGCGTGGCCGACGCCACCCTCGATCGCGCCCCCCTGGTCGCCATTACCGGCCAGGTGGGCACCGATCGCATGCACATTGAGTCGCACCAGTACCTGGACCTGGTGGCCATGTTTGCCCCGGTCACCAAGTGGAATGCTCAGATTGTGCGGCCCAGCAACACCCCCGAAATTGTTCGCAAAGCCTTTAAGCTAGCCCAGACCGAAAAGCCCGGCGCAGTGCACATCGACCTGCCTGAAAACATTGCCGAAATGGAAGTGGTGGGGGCAACCCTGCGCAAGGACAGCCAGGAGAAGACCTACGCCTCGCTGCAGAGCATTCAGCAGGCGGCGGTGGCCATCTCCCAGGCCAGCAACCCGATGATCCTGGTGGGCAATGGGGCCATCCGAGCCGGCGCCAGCGAAGCCCTGACCGAGTTTGCCACCCAGCTCAACATTCCTGTGGCCAACACCTTTATGGGCAAGGGGGTGATTCCCTACACTCACCCGCTGGCGCTGTGGTCCATCGGGTTGCAGCAGCGGGACTACATCACCTGCGCCATGGAGCAGACCGACCTGATTGTCGCCGTTGGCTACGACCTGGTGGAGTATTCGCCCAAAAAGTGGAACCCCGACGGCAACCTGCCCATTCTGCACATCAACCTCACCCACGCCGAAATCGACAGCAGCTACATTCCCAAAGTAGAAGTGATTGGCGACATCTCCGACTCCCTGCACGAAATTCTGAAGCGGGTGAAGCGCCAGGGTCGCCCTGAGCCCCTCAGCCTCAAGGTGCGCGACGAGATCCGCGCCGACTACGAGCAGTATGCCGATGACTACGGCTTCCCGATCAAGCCCCAGAAGCTGATCTACGATCTGCGCCAGGTACTCGACGCCGACGACATCGTGATCTCAGATGTGGGGGCCCACAAAATGTGGATGGCCCGCAACTACCACTGCCTGCGCCCCAACACCTGCTTAATTTCCAACGGCTTTGCCGCAATGGGCATTGCTCTGCCGGGGGCGATGGCGGCCAAGCTGGTGCACCCCAACCGTAAGGTGGTGGCGGTGACGGGCGACGGCGGTTTTATGATGAACTGCCAGGAACTGGAGACGGCGCTGCGGGTGGGCACCCCCTTTGTCACCATCATCTTCAACGACGGCGGCTACGGGCTGATTGAGTGGAAGCAGATGAATTACTACGGCGAGTCGACCTACATTCACTTCACCAACCCCGACTTTGTCAAGCTGGCGGAGGCCATGGGCCTGAAGGGCTACCGGATTGAGTCGGCGGAGGACTTTGTTCCCACCTTGAAGACCGCCCTGGAAGATGACGTTCCGGCGGTGATTGACTGCCCGGTGGACTACCGCGAGAACCTGCTGTTTAGCCAGAAAGCGGGAGATTTGAGTTGTCTGGTCTAG
- a CDS encoding carbon-nitrogen hydrolase family protein: MRAYRAAAVQMTSVPDLAKNLAQAEELIDLAARQGAELVSLPENFSFLGDEAAKIAQADAISRASEAFLKTMAQRYQVTLIGGGYPVPAKEGKVFNTALLVSPEGQELLRYEKVHLFDVNLPDGNTYRESNTVISGHLLPDVFPSKPFGILGLSVCYDVRFPELYRHLSQQGAEVLVVPAAFTEFTGKDHWQVLLKARAIENTCYVIAPAQTGFHNARRQSHGHAMIIDPWGMVLADAGVETGVAIAEINPDRISQVRRQMPSLAHRVFP, encoded by the coding sequence ATGAGAGCGTATCGGGCCGCCGCCGTACAGATGACCAGTGTGCCAGATTTGGCCAAGAACTTGGCCCAGGCTGAGGAGCTGATCGACCTAGCCGCCCGCCAGGGGGCCGAACTGGTCAGTCTGCCCGAAAACTTTTCGTTTTTGGGCGACGAAGCCGCCAAGATTGCCCAGGCCGACGCCATCAGCCGGGCCAGCGAGGCGTTTCTCAAAACCATGGCCCAGCGCTACCAGGTCACTCTGATTGGCGGCGGTTATCCGGTACCGGCCAAAGAGGGCAAGGTGTTCAACACGGCACTGCTGGTTTCCCCCGAAGGACAGGAGCTACTGCGCTACGAAAAAGTGCACCTGTTCGATGTCAACCTGCCCGACGGTAACACCTACCGCGAGTCCAACACCGTGATCTCGGGCCACCTGCTGCCGGATGTGTTTCCCTCCAAGCCCTTTGGCATTTTGGGTTTGTCGGTGTGCTACGACGTGCGCTTCCCCGAGCTATACCGTCACCTGTCTCAGCAGGGGGCCGAAGTGCTGGTGGTGCCCGCCGCCTTTACCGAATTCACCGGCAAAGACCACTGGCAGGTGCTGCTCAAGGCCCGGGCGATCGAAAACACCTGCTACGTGATTGCGCCCGCCCAAACCGGCTTCCACAACGCCCGCCGCCAGTCCCACGGCCACGCCATGATCATCGACCCCTGGGGTATGGTGCTGGCCGATGCCGGGGTTGAGACGGGAGTGGCGATCGCCGAAATCAATCCCGATCGCATTTCTCAGGTGCGCCGACAGATGCCCTCCCTGGCCCACCGGGTCTTTCCCTGA